A portion of the Musa acuminata AAA Group cultivar baxijiao chromosome BXJ1-1, Cavendish_Baxijiao_AAA, whole genome shotgun sequence genome contains these proteins:
- the LOC103992720 gene encoding very-long-chain aldehyde decarbonylase GL1-6-like isoform X1, producing the protein MGNNLSSAYKYHAEANLHYGHHRKVTTRRSSKMASQPGPLTQWPWQRLGNMKYVLLAPLLAHSVHKFMTVKPEDRDMFNFLIIPSLLMRLLHAQLWITLSRMKTANSKHSIVDKSLDFEQVDRERNWDDQIILTAILAYVVNKVIPGASHLPWWNTRGAILISVLHIGPVEFLYYWFHRALHHHYLYSRYHSHHHASVVTEPITSVIHPFAEELVYFLLFAIPPITTAITGSGSIITSYGYLNYIDFMNYMGHCNFEMVPKWLLDSFPPLKYLMYTPSFHSLHHTRFRTNYSLFMPIYDYIYGTVDESSDELHERSLRKKEEMVDVVHLTHLTTLQSMYHSRIGLSSLASKPYKHQWYLWIVWPFTHALVQLAWHIGTTFTVERNKLEKLRMETWMVPRYSFQYATFAGKEKINGLIEEAILEADKRGAKVLSLGLLNQADELNGCGLLYVKRNPKLKVRIVDGTSLAVAVVLHSIPKGTQSVLLLVGNVSKMALSLCLALCQIDIQVEMVQRDKFNLLKQRLPPQLQKYLVFSGKYRSKTWLLGNGVSDQEQRNASEGIHFIPYSQFPPRVVREDCIYHCTPAMLVPKAYQNLHACENWLPRRVMSAWRVAGIVHALEQWNKNECGETVSNIETMWRAALRHGFLPYDGVL; encoded by the exons ATGGGAAATAACCTAAGCTCTGCTTATAAGTATCACGCAGAAGCAAACTTGCACTATGGACATCACAGAAAGGTGACGACGAGAAGGTCAAGCAAGATGGCTTCTCAACCAGGACCCCTCACCCAATGGCCATGGCAGAGGCTTGGAAACATGAAG TACGTGCTCCTGGCTCCATTGTTGGCGCACAGCGTACACAAGTTCATGACGGTAAAGCCAGAGGATAGGGACATGTTCAACTTCCTCATCATCCCATCTCTGCTGATGCGGTTGCTGCACGCCCAGCTCTGGATCACCCTGTCCCGGATGAAGACTGCCAACAGCAAGCACAGCATAGTCGACAAAAGCCTCGACTTCGAGCAAGTGGACAGAGAACGGAACTG GGATGATCAGATCATCTTGACAGCCATCTTGGCTTACGTGGTAAACAAGGTGATTCCTGGAGCATCACATCTACCATGGTGGAATACTAGAGGAGCGATCCTCATCAGTGTCCTCCATATTGGCCCCGTGGAGTTCCTCTACTACTGGTTCCATCGAGCTTTGCACCATCATTACCTCTATTCCCGTTACCATTCTCACCACCATGCCTCCGTTGTTACCGAGCCCATCACAT CTGTCATCCATCCATTCGCTGAAGAGCTGGTCTACTTCCTGCTCTTTGCGATTCCTCCTATAACCACAGCTATAACAGGATCAGGTTCCATTATAACAAGCTATGGGTATTTGAACTATATTGATTTCATGAACTACATGGGCCACTGCAACTTTGAGATGGTTCCCAAGTGGCTTCTCGACAGCTTTCCCCCGCTCAAGTACCTCATGTACACTCCCTC GTTTCACTCTCTTCACCACACGAGATTTCGCACCAATTACTCGCTCTTTATGCCAATATACGACTATATATACGGTACGGTGGACGAGTCTTCGGACGAGTTACATGAAAGGTCTCTCAGGAAAAAGGAGGAGATGGTCGATGTGGTTCATCTGACCCATTTGACCACCCTGCAGTCCATGTATCACTCTCGAATTGGCCTTTCTTCCCTGGCATCAAAACCATACAAGCATCAGTGGTACTTGTGGATCGTCTGGCCCTTCACGCACGCACTGGTGCAGCTGGCATGGCACATCGGGACTACATTCACCGTGGAGAGGAATAAACTGGAGAAGCTACGGATGGAGACATGGATGGTGCCAAGATACAGTTTCCAA TACGCCACATTCGCTGGGAAAGAGAAGATAAATGGGTTGATCGAAGAAGCTATTCTGGAGGCCGATAAAAGGGGAGCTAAAGTCTTAAGTTTAGGTCTCCTAAACCAA GCCGACGAATTGAATGGGTGCGGCCTGCTGTATGTGAAGAGGAATCCCAAGCTTAAGGTAAGGATTGTGGACGGAACCAGCTTGGCAGTTGCTGTGGTTCTGCACAGTATCCCCAAAGGAACACAGAGCGTTCTTCTTCTCGTCGGAAATGTCTCGAAAATGGCTCTCTCTTTATGCTTGGCTTTATGCCAAATTGATATCCAG GTAGAGATGGTTCAGAGGGACAAATTCAACCTCCTGAAACAGAGACTGCCACCACAACttcagaaatatttggttttctcTGGGAAATACAGAAGCAAG ACGTGGTTACTTGGGAATGGAGTGAGTGACCAAGAACAAAGGAACGCGAGTGAAGGCATCCATTTCATCCCTTATTCTCAATTCCCCCCCAGAGTAGTACGAGAAGATTGTATCTACCACTGCACTCCTGCAATGCTGGTCCCAAAGGCATACCAAAACCTGCACGCCTGTGAG AACTGGTTGCCAAGAAGGGTGATGAGTGCATGGCGTGTGGCCGGAATAGTTCATGCGTTGGAGCAATGGAACAAGAATGAATGTGGTGAGACGGTGAGCAACATAGAGACAATGTGGCGTGCTGCCCTCCGCCACGGATTTCTCCCATATGATGGTGTCCTGTAG
- the LOC103992720 gene encoding very-long-chain aldehyde decarbonylase GL1-6-like isoform X2 codes for MGNNLSSAYKYHAEANLHYGHHRKVTTRRSSKMASQPGPLTQWPWQRLGNMKYVLLAPLLAHSVHKFMTVKPEDRDMFNFLIIPSLLMRLLHAQLWITLSRMKTANSKHSIVDKSLDFEQVDRERNWDDQIILTAILAYVVNKVIPGASHLPWWNTRGAILISVLHIGPVEFLYYWFHRALHHHYLYSRYHSHHHASVVTEPITSVIHPFAEELVYFLLFAIPPITTAITGSGSIITSYGYLNYIDFMNYMGHCNFEMVPKWLLDSFPPLKYLMYTPSFHSLHHTRFRTNYSLFMPIYDYIYGTVDESSDELHERSLRKKEEMVDVVHLTHLTTLQSMYHSRIGLSSLASKPYKHQWYLWIVWPFTHALVQLAWHIGTTFTVERNKLEKLRMETWMVPRYSFQYATFAGKEKINGLIEEAILEADKRGAKVLSLGLLNQADELNGCGLLYVKRNPKLKVRIVDGTSLAVAVVLHSIPKGTQSVLLLVGNVSKMALSLCLALCQIDIQVEMVQRDKFNLLKQRLPPQLQKYLVFSGKYRSKTWLLGNGVSDQEQRNASEGIHFIPYSQFPPRVVREDCIYHCTPAMLVPKAYQNLHACEGKLLHLLL; via the exons ATGGGAAATAACCTAAGCTCTGCTTATAAGTATCACGCAGAAGCAAACTTGCACTATGGACATCACAGAAAGGTGACGACGAGAAGGTCAAGCAAGATGGCTTCTCAACCAGGACCCCTCACCCAATGGCCATGGCAGAGGCTTGGAAACATGAAG TACGTGCTCCTGGCTCCATTGTTGGCGCACAGCGTACACAAGTTCATGACGGTAAAGCCAGAGGATAGGGACATGTTCAACTTCCTCATCATCCCATCTCTGCTGATGCGGTTGCTGCACGCCCAGCTCTGGATCACCCTGTCCCGGATGAAGACTGCCAACAGCAAGCACAGCATAGTCGACAAAAGCCTCGACTTCGAGCAAGTGGACAGAGAACGGAACTG GGATGATCAGATCATCTTGACAGCCATCTTGGCTTACGTGGTAAACAAGGTGATTCCTGGAGCATCACATCTACCATGGTGGAATACTAGAGGAGCGATCCTCATCAGTGTCCTCCATATTGGCCCCGTGGAGTTCCTCTACTACTGGTTCCATCGAGCTTTGCACCATCATTACCTCTATTCCCGTTACCATTCTCACCACCATGCCTCCGTTGTTACCGAGCCCATCACAT CTGTCATCCATCCATTCGCTGAAGAGCTGGTCTACTTCCTGCTCTTTGCGATTCCTCCTATAACCACAGCTATAACAGGATCAGGTTCCATTATAACAAGCTATGGGTATTTGAACTATATTGATTTCATGAACTACATGGGCCACTGCAACTTTGAGATGGTTCCCAAGTGGCTTCTCGACAGCTTTCCCCCGCTCAAGTACCTCATGTACACTCCCTC GTTTCACTCTCTTCACCACACGAGATTTCGCACCAATTACTCGCTCTTTATGCCAATATACGACTATATATACGGTACGGTGGACGAGTCTTCGGACGAGTTACATGAAAGGTCTCTCAGGAAAAAGGAGGAGATGGTCGATGTGGTTCATCTGACCCATTTGACCACCCTGCAGTCCATGTATCACTCTCGAATTGGCCTTTCTTCCCTGGCATCAAAACCATACAAGCATCAGTGGTACTTGTGGATCGTCTGGCCCTTCACGCACGCACTGGTGCAGCTGGCATGGCACATCGGGACTACATTCACCGTGGAGAGGAATAAACTGGAGAAGCTACGGATGGAGACATGGATGGTGCCAAGATACAGTTTCCAA TACGCCACATTCGCTGGGAAAGAGAAGATAAATGGGTTGATCGAAGAAGCTATTCTGGAGGCCGATAAAAGGGGAGCTAAAGTCTTAAGTTTAGGTCTCCTAAACCAA GCCGACGAATTGAATGGGTGCGGCCTGCTGTATGTGAAGAGGAATCCCAAGCTTAAGGTAAGGATTGTGGACGGAACCAGCTTGGCAGTTGCTGTGGTTCTGCACAGTATCCCCAAAGGAACACAGAGCGTTCTTCTTCTCGTCGGAAATGTCTCGAAAATGGCTCTCTCTTTATGCTTGGCTTTATGCCAAATTGATATCCAG GTAGAGATGGTTCAGAGGGACAAATTCAACCTCCTGAAACAGAGACTGCCACCACAACttcagaaatatttggttttctcTGGGAAATACAGAAGCAAG ACGTGGTTACTTGGGAATGGAGTGAGTGACCAAGAACAAAGGAACGCGAGTGAAGGCATCCATTTCATCCCTTATTCTCAATTCCCCCCCAGAGTAGTACGAGAAGATTGTATCTACCACTGCACTCCTGCAATGCTGGTCCCAAAGGCATACCAAAACCTGCACGCCTGTGAG GGAAAgcttcttcatcttctcctctgA